From the genome of Vicia villosa cultivar HV-30 ecotype Madison, WI linkage group LG2, Vvil1.0, whole genome shotgun sequence, one region includes:
- the LOC131649346 gene encoding transcription factor GTE12-like, translated as MSSSTISNTNPSNTEPRKRLIIKLSYPAGTMKRHSDSSDTDENKRRKIQHSERPTVTCYWVDSCYKTKTTTPLSLSQPKGVKESSRLCSKSMLMKDSSKTSSVTKEMVKNQVSKIAKSEEHSRTTLLMVKDSSKTTDEECVLKKPMECVKRRQCWLILKRMLAGRDGWDLKDPPAMESSKSLEKKSKAIGLKEIERKLRLYATPYEFASDMRLVFSNAMMMYPPRNHIYQIAKKFSYNFELKWKSLKDEWGLEDRKRRKAHKTRRY; from the coding sequence ATGTCTTCCTCAACCATATCCAACACAAACCCTTCGAACACAGAACCCCGTAAAAGACTCATTATTAAACTTAGTTATCCTGCGGGTACTATGAAACGTCATTCAGATTCTTCTGACACAGATGAAAACAAGAGAAGAAAAATTCAACATTCTGAACGACCAACTGTAACCTGCTATTGGGTTGATTCATGTTATAAGACCAAAACAACAACACCTTTATCTTTGTCTCAACCAAAGGGTGTGAAAGAAAGTTCAAGACTTTGCTCAAAAAGCATGTTGATGAAGGATTCATCAAAAACATCATCTGTCACAAAGGAGATGGTCAAGAATCAAGTTTCAAAAATAGCAAAATCTGAAGAACATTCAAGAACCACCTTATTGATGGTGAAGGATTCATCAAAAACAACAGATGAAGAATGTGTGTTGAAGAAACCAATGGAGTGTGTTAAGAGGAGGCAATGTTGGTTGATTTTGAAGAGGATGTTGGCGGGTAGAGATGGTTGGGATTTGAAAGATCCTCCAGCAATGGAGTCTTCGAAGAGTTTGGAAAAAAAGTCAAAGGCAATAGGTTTGAAGGAAATAGAGAGAAAATTGAGGTTGTATGCAACACCATATGAGTTTGCTAGCGACATGAGGCTTGTGTTCTCTAATGCAATGATGATGTATCCTCCAAGGAATCACATTTACCAAATTGCAAAAAAGTTCAGTTACAATTTTGAACTCAAATGGAAGTCATTGAAGGATGAGTGGGGACTTGAGGATAGGAAAAGAAGAAAGGCTCACAAGACTAGAAGATACTAA